From one Felis catus isolate Fca126 chromosome E2, F.catus_Fca126_mat1.0, whole genome shotgun sequence genomic stretch:
- the PLEKHG4 gene encoding puratrophin-1 isoform X6, producing MAADGPGEGQGDTLGGSSVQLEEPTPSGVESLPCPVSSHLSLAQGKSDSRGGDLARDQVPDRLVPAGLGPEGLDSDPVDLGGPLSETSSELLEPDPSGSCLPKPANYLLAQDLSWELLASGMATLPGTRDVEGRAVLLLCAHSPAWLYPKCSSHELIRLLLYLRSIPRPEVQALGLTVLVDARVCSPSSSLFWGLSQLQEAAPGSVYQVLLVGKMPEEVPSRLQLQQLPSHQSLLTYISTSRLPASMGGGLPYCHQTWLDFRMRLEALLQSFQVVCALLQEAIESMKAVPQPMESGEVGRLLQQTQVLMQHVLDSPWLAWLQFQGGLELAWLKQEVPEVTLSPDYRPAVDEVDELYGCVDGLLHQLTLQSNRRVQALELVQTLEAQEGRLHQIEVWLQQVGWPALEELREPSLDMLLQAQGPFQELDQVAQEQVRRGERFLQPLAGWEAAELGAAGARFLALQAQLTDFSRALAQRRQRLADAQRLLHFFKQASTWAEEGQRVLAELEQERPGVVLQRLQLHWTKHPDLPPAHFRKMWALATGLGSEGIRQECRWAWARCQDTWLALDQKLEAALKPPLTTTTTGSTASLCVSRFPAASATPPLRKAYSLDQNLGQSLREPAHHCHHAAIVAASHGPDAEGGAQPGSSPTMLPPGSSDPRTPNRLQLVLAEMVATEREYVRALDYTVENYFPELDRPDVPQGLRGQRAHLFGNLEKLRDFHCHFFLRELEACTQHPSRVAYAFLRHRLQFGMYALYSKNKPRSDALMTSFGHSFFKDKQQALGDHLDLASYLLKPIQRMSKYALLLQELARACGGAVQELSALRAAQSLVRFQLRHGNDLLAMDAIQGCDVNLKEQGQLVRQDEFMVRAGRRKSLRRVFLFEELLLFSKPRRGPTGIDTYAYKRSFKTADLGLTECCGDNNLRFEIWFRRRKARDTFVLQAASLATKQAWTADISRLLWRQAIYNKEVRMAEMVSMGVGNKALQDIDPSEEAINDRTVNYILKCREVRSRASVAVAPFDYESPYLGASSSLPGDPASCSMLGSLNLHLYRDPALLGLRWPLYSTSFPEEAALEAEAELGSQLSLTPEDSEVSSQCQSASGSSGSDSSYMSGRALGRGLEDLSYGGRST from the exons ATGGCTGCAGATGGgccgggggaagggcagggggacaCATTAGGAGGTTCCTCAGTTCAGTTAGAGGAACCCACCCCATCTGGAGTGGAGAGCCTCCCATGTCCAGTGTCCTCCCACCTCAGTCTCGCACAGGGCAAGAGTGATAGTCGAGGGGGAGACTTGGCAAGAGACCAAGTTCCAGACAGGTTAGTGCCAGCTGGCTTGGGTCCTGAGGGGTTGGACAGCGATCCTGTGGACCTTGGAGGCCCTTTATCTGAGACATCTTCAGAACTACTGGAGCCAG ACCCCAGTGGATCTTGCCTCCCTAAGCCTGCTAATTACCTCCTGGCCCAAGACCTCTCCTGGGAGCTGCTGGCCAGTGGCATGGCTACCTTACCAG GGACTCGGGATGTAGAAGGCCGGGCAGTGCTGCTTCTGTGTGCCCATAGCCCAGCCTGGCTCTACCCCAAGTGCAGTAGCCATGAACTTATCCGCCTCCTGCTCTACCTGCGAAGCATTCCCAG GCCTGAAGTACAGGCCCTGGGATTGACCGTGCTGGTGGATGCCCGAGTTTGTTCCCCAAGTTCTTCTCTCTTCTGGGGGCTCAGCCAACTACAA GAAGCAGCCCCAGGGTCAGTATACCAggtgctgctggtgggaaagaTGCCAGAGGAGGTGCCTTCCAGGCTGCAG CTGCAGCAGCTGCCCTCTCATCAGAGCCTGCTGACCTACATCTCCACTTCTCGGTTGCCAGCTTCAATGGGAGGAGGCCTGCCTTACTGCCACCAGACCTGGCTGGACTTCCGGATG CGTCTGGAAGCCCTATTGCAAAGCTTCCAGGTGGTTTGTGCCTTGCTCCAGGAGGCCATTGAGAGCATGAAGGCTGTGCCCCAGCCCATGGAGTCTGGG GAAGTTGGTCGGCTGCTCCAGCAGACACAAGTCCTGATGCAGCACGTGCTAGACTCACCCTGGCTAGCATGGCTACAGTTCCAGGGGGGGTTGGAGCTGGCATGGTTGAAGCAAGAGGTCCCAGAGGTGACCCTGAGCCCAGACTACAG GCCAGCAGTGGATGAAGTTGATGAGCTCTATGGCTGTGTAGATGGACTGCTGCACCAACTGACCCTGCAGAGCAACCGGCGAGTACAGGCACTAGAGTTGGTCCAGACTCTGGAGGCCCAGGAGGGCAGGCTGCATCAG ATTGAAGTATGGCTACAGCAGGTGGGCTGGCCAGCACTTGAGGAGCTAAGGGAGCCCTCACTGGACATGCTGCTCCAGGCCCAAGGCCCTTTTCAGGAGCTGGACCAGGTTGCTCAG GAGCAGGTCCGGCGAGGGGAAAGGTTTCTGCAGCCACTGGCTGGCTGGGAGGCTGCTGAGCTGGGCGCTGCTGGGGCCCGCTTTCTGGCCCTGCAAGCCCAGCTGACTGACTTCTCCAGGGCTTTGGCCCAGCGGCGGCAGCGGCTGGCAGATGCTCAGAGGCTGTTGCATTTTTTCAAGCAG GCCTCGACAtgggctgaggaggggcagagggtgttGGCAGAGCTGGAGCAGGAACGCCCAGGGGTCGTGCTGCAACGGCTGCAGCTGCATTGGACCAAGCACCCTGACTTGCCTCCTGCCCACTTCCGAAAGATGTGGGCTCTGGCCACAGGGTTGGGCTCCGAGGGCATTCGCCAGGAGTGCCGCTGGGCCTGGGCACGATgccaggacacctggctggccctGGACCAGAAGCTAGAGGCTGCGCTGAAGCCACCACTGACGACGACCACAACGGGCAGCACAGCTAGCCTGTGTGTCAGCCGTTTCCCTGCTGCATCTGCCACCCCTCCCCTGAGGAAGGCATATAGCCTCGATCAGAATCTGGGGCAGAGTCTCAGAGAGCCTGCCCACCACTGCCACCATGCGGCTATCGTGGCTGCTTCCCACGGACCAGATGCTGAAGGTGGTGCCCAGCCAGGGTCATCCCCTACCATGCTTCCACCAGGCAGTTCTGACCCCAGGACCCCCAACAG GCTCCAGCTGGTATTGGCAGAGATGGTGGCTACGGAGCGGGAGTATGTCCGAGCTCTTGATTACACCGTGGAGAACTACTTCCCTGAGCTGGATCGCCCCGATGTGCCCCAGGGCCTCCGTGGCCAGCGTGCCCACCTCTTTGGCAACCTGGAGAAGCTGCGGGACTTCcattgtcatttcttcctgcgtGAGCTGGAGGCCTGTACCCAGCACCCATCCCGGGTAGCCTATGCGTTCCTGCGCCAT AGGTTGCAGTTTGGGATGTACGCACTCTACAGCAAGAATAAACCTCGCTCTGATGCCCTGATGACCAGCTTCGGTCATTCCTTCTTCAAG GACAAGCAGCAAGCACTGGGGGACCACCTGGACTTGGCCTCCTACCTGCTGAAGCCCATTCAGCGTATGAGCAAGTATGCATTGCTGCTGCAGGAACTGGCAAGGGCCTGCGGGGGTGCTGTGCAGGAGCTGAGTGCCCTGCGGGCTGCCCAGAGCCTTGTGCGCTTCCAGTTGCGACATGGCAACGACCTGCTAGCTATGGACGCCATCCAGGGCTGTGAT GTTAACCTGAAGGAACAGGGTCAGCTGGTGCGACAGGATGAGTTCATGGTACGTGCTGGGCGCCGTAAGTCCTTGCGCCGTGTTTTCCTCTTTGAGGAGCTACTGCTCTTCAGCAAGCCTCGCCGAGGACCAACGGGCATCGACACATACGCCTACAAGCGTTCCTTCAAG ACGGCAGACTTGGGCCTCACTGAGTGCTGTGGGGATAACAACCTGCGGTTTGAGATCTGGTTCCGCCGTCGCAAGGCCAGGGACACCTTTGTGCTGCAGGCTGCCAGCTTGGCCACCAAGCAGGCTTGGACAGCTGACATTTCTCGTCTGCTCTGGAGGCAGGCCATCTACAACAAGG AGGTTCGCATGGCTGAGATGGTGTCCATGGGTGTGGGGAACAAGGCCTTGCAGGACATCGACCCCAGCGAGGAAGCTATCAACGACCGCACTGTCAACTACATCCTGAAGTGCCGAG AAGTTCGCTCTCGGGCCTCTGTTGCTGTGGCCCCGTTTGACTATGAGAGCCCCTATCTGGGGGCCTCGAGCTCCCTTCCTGGAGACCCTGCCTCTTGCTCTATGCTGGGGTCCCTCAACCTGCATCTGTACAGAGACCCGGCTCTTCTGGGACTCCGCTGGCCCCTGTATTCTACCAGCTTCCCAGAAGAAGCAGCACTGGAGGCTGAAGCGGAGCTGGGCAGCCAGCTGTCTTTGA ctcctgaaGACTCAGAGGTGTCATCCCAGTGCCAATCAGCCAGTGGATCCAGTGGCTCTGACAGCAGCTATATGTCAGGGCGGGCCCTGGGCAGAGGTCTTGAGGACTTGTCCTAT